The following are encoded in a window of Sphaerisporangium siamense genomic DNA:
- a CDS encoding NAD+ synthase, producing MPQLRIALAQTNPAVGDLSANAATLLEWTRRAADRGAHLVVFTEMFLTGYPVEDLVLRASFVDASIATLEAVAARLAAEGLGELPVVVGYVDRAGVAPRPGQPKGAPLDAAALLHRGRVVVRTAKHHLPNYGVFDEYRYFVRGDRMPIFRLHGVDVAIAVCEDLWQDGGPVSAAAEAGAGLLVVPNASPYEREKDDVRLALCADRAREAGCALAYVNQVGGQDELIFDGDSIVVGPDGGLIARAGQFREELLVTDLELPAADPTALPGAFPVDAKDGTTITVERVELSAEPLPAYTPEPPVVAPRLDDLEEVYSALVLGVRDYVTKNGFGSVILGLSGGIDSALTAAIAADAVGPDRVHVVLMPSRHSSDHSVGDARELVERQGLHSRLVPIEGIVDAFEKEIDLHGLAAENLQARVRGMLLMSLSNEHGHLVLTTGNKSELATGYSTLYGDSAGGFAPIKDVLKTTVWELSRWRNAQAGRGGELLYPFAVPPIPENSITKEPSAELRPGQRDTDSLPPYDLLDRLLADYVERDMGKGELVAAGHDAELVARVIRLVDLAEYKRRQYPPGPKITPKNFGRDRRLPITNRWRETPAT from the coding sequence GTGCCACAACTGCGTATAGCCCTCGCCCAGACCAACCCGGCGGTCGGCGACCTGTCCGCCAACGCCGCCACCCTGCTGGAGTGGACGCGCCGCGCCGCGGACCGCGGCGCGCATCTGGTCGTGTTCACCGAGATGTTCCTGACCGGCTATCCCGTCGAAGACCTGGTGCTGCGCGCGTCGTTCGTGGACGCCTCGATCGCGACGCTCGAGGCCGTGGCCGCGCGGCTGGCCGCGGAAGGGCTCGGCGAGCTGCCGGTCGTCGTCGGCTACGTCGACCGCGCCGGCGTGGCGCCCCGGCCGGGTCAGCCCAAGGGCGCGCCGCTCGACGCCGCCGCGCTGCTCCACCGCGGCCGGGTCGTCGTGCGCACGGCCAAGCACCACCTGCCCAACTATGGCGTGTTCGACGAGTACCGCTATTTCGTGCGCGGCGACCGCATGCCGATCTTCCGCCTGCACGGCGTCGACGTCGCGATCGCCGTCTGCGAGGACCTGTGGCAGGACGGCGGCCCGGTGTCGGCCGCGGCGGAGGCGGGCGCCGGGCTGCTGGTGGTGCCGAACGCCTCGCCGTACGAGCGCGAGAAGGACGACGTGCGCCTGGCGCTGTGCGCCGACCGCGCCCGCGAGGCCGGGTGCGCGCTGGCGTACGTCAACCAGGTCGGCGGCCAGGACGAGCTGATCTTCGACGGCGACTCGATCGTGGTCGGCCCGGACGGCGGGCTCATCGCCCGCGCGGGCCAGTTCCGCGAAGAGCTGCTGGTCACCGATCTGGAGCTGCCCGCGGCCGACCCCACGGCCCTCCCGGGCGCCTTCCCGGTGGACGCCAAGGACGGCACCACGATCACCGTCGAGCGGGTGGAGCTCTCGGCCGAGCCGCTGCCCGCCTACACCCCCGAGCCGCCCGTCGTGGCCCCGCGCCTGGACGACCTGGAGGAGGTGTACTCGGCGCTCGTGCTCGGCGTGCGCGACTATGTCACCAAGAACGGCTTCGGCTCGGTGATCCTCGGCCTGTCCGGCGGCATCGACTCCGCGCTGACCGCCGCCATCGCCGCCGACGCGGTGGGCCCGGACCGCGTCCACGTCGTGCTCATGCCGTCACGCCACTCCTCCGACCACTCGGTGGGCGACGCCCGCGAGCTGGTCGAGCGGCAGGGGCTGCACTCCCGGCTGGTGCCCATCGAGGGGATCGTCGACGCCTTCGAGAAAGAGATCGACCTTCACGGGCTGGCCGCGGAGAACCTGCAGGCGCGGGTGCGGGGCATGCTGCTGATGAGCCTGTCCAACGAGCACGGCCACCTGGTGCTGACCACCGGCAACAAGAGCGAGCTCGCCACCGGCTACTCCACCCTCTACGGTGACTCGGCGGGCGGGTTCGCCCCGATCAAGGACGTGCTGAAGACGACGGTGTGGGAGCTGTCGCGGTGGCGCAACGCCCAGGCGGGCCGGGGCGGCGAGCTGCTGTACCCCTTCGCCGTGCCGCCCATCCCGGAGAACTCGATCACCAAGGAGCCGAGCGCCGAGCTGCGCCCCGGCCAGCGCGACACCGACTCGCTGCCGCCGTACGACCTGCTGGACCGGCTGCTGGCCGACTACGTCGAGCGGGACATGGGCAAGGGCGAGCTGGTGGCCGCCGGGCACGACGCCGAGCTGGTGGCGCGGGTGATCCGGCTGGTGGACCTGGCCGAGTACAAGCGCCGCCAGTACCCCCCGGGCCCGAAGATCACCCCGAAGAACTTCGGGCGCGACCGCCGGCTGCCCATCACCAACCGCTGGCGCGAGACGCCCGCCACCTAG